Within the bacterium genome, the region CTCGCTTCAATGGAGTGGGTGCCCGAAATCGGAGATCGGATGCAGAAAATCGGTTCCGAACCGGCAGATCGGTGAATGCCGAGCGGCGAGCCGCCCGCAGGGCGGCGCGCGGGCGCGGCTAGTGCAGCGCTTCCTTCGAGCCGAAGACGCTGGTCAGCACTTCCTTCACGGAGAGCGGACCGATCCCGGGCGTGACCTCGAGCATGCGCTGCTCGAACTCGGGGGCCTCGGCGGTCGGGAATTCCTCGCAGAACTCACCGAAGATCCGCACCAGCACCTCGGCGGCGCGGGTGGCGTCGACGTCGGACAGATAGAGCACGGCTCGCTCGCGGGTCATGCGGAATATCTGATCCTCGACGCGCAGAGCGCTCTCGAGGTAGGCGAGATAGTCCGGGAAGAGCAGGTCGCCCTCCTGGGCGGCAACGCCCACCACGACCGAGCTCACGGAGTGGGACTCCGCCAGCTCGGAGACGCGCGCAATCATCTGTGAAAGCTTGCGCGGGTCGTCGTTGATCTCTCGAGTCATCTGGGCTTGCACCATAACAGTCTCCGTATCGACGCCGAAGGGGAAGGACTGAAGGCTGGATCCCCGGCAGACCCGAGCGGCCTGGTCCCGCGGGGAAACACGTCCTCGATCCCGGCGAGGCCGTCCTGCAACGAAGCGCACCAGGCGACCCGAGGCTCCCTCTCCTAGAGTCCTCGCGCCCGCAGCGCGCAACCTGCCCGGGAGAGTCCCCTTGGCCGCCCCGTCCGTGTCCCTGTCCAGCGAATCCCTCACGGCCCGCCGTCTCGCATCGGGCTTCGTCGCCCTCGCGGGCGTGACCTACGTCCTGATCGTCTTCGGCGCTCTCGTCCGGGCGAACGGGGCCGGTCTCGCCTGCCCCGACTGGCCCCTCTGCTTCGGCGAGGTCATCCCCGCCTTCGACGTCGGCGTGGCCTTCGAATGGGGTCACCGTGCCCTCGCGGGCAGCGTGGGCCTCGTCTTCCTCGCCCTCGGAATCGCGACCCTGCGGCTCCCCAGCCTCGGCCCTGCCATGCGGGGCGGGCTCGCAGTCGCCGCGCTCCTGCTCGCCACGCAGATCGTCCTCGGCGGCCTGACGGTGCTGGAGCTCCTCGCTCGCTGGACGGTGACTTCCCATCTCGTCACGGGGAACGCCTTCGCACTCGCGGTCGTGCTCCTCGCTCGCCGCCTCTTCCGTCTCTCCGCCGACGGCCCGCCGACATCCCCGATCGCGCCGAAGGCAGACCGCACCCAGCGCGCCTTCGTCTCGATCTCCGCCGCCTTGCTGGTTGCCCAGATCGTCCTCGGCGGCCTCGTCTCGTCGAGCTACGCGGGCCTCGTCTGCCCGGACTGGCCGACCTGCATGAACGGCGAGTACTTCCCGACCTGGTCGGGCATCCAGGGCCTCCACCTCTTCCACCGCACCGTCGGCTACGGCGTGGTCGTCGCGCTGATCGCGACCGCCTGGGTCGTCCGCGCCCACGCGGGCTCGCGACGCTGGCTCGCGATCGCCGCCGTCTTCGCCGGCGCCCAGGTCTGCGTCGGGATCGCGAACGTGCTGCTCCGGCTGCCGGTCGAGGTCACCGCCGCCCACTCCGCGCTCGCCGCCGGCCTCGTCTGCACCGTCGGCGTCGGGTTTCGCGAGGTCTGGCGCGGCGCCCACGCCTGAGCCCGCGACGGGTCGGGCGCGCCCTGGCGACGCCGGAGACCGGCGCCCGGCGCGGCGCGATGCTACATCCCTCTCGCCCCGGAACCGGGCCCCGCGTCAGAGGCGCCGGGATCACGAGGAGAGACGATGCGACCCCATCAGATCATCGGCGCGATGAGCCCCGAGGAGTTCGCGAAGATCATGGGGGCGATCGAGGCGGAGTCGCCCGAAGCCATCCAGAGCACGACGATCGCCGCGGCGCAGGTCCTCAAATTCCGGCCGAAGTT harbors:
- a CDS encoding COX15/CtaA family protein; protein product: MAAPSVSLSSESLTARRLASGFVALAGVTYVLIVFGALVRANGAGLACPDWPLCFGEVIPAFDVGVAFEWGHRALAGSVGLVFLALGIATLRLPSLGPAMRGGLAVAALLLATQIVLGGLTVLELLARWTVTSHLVTGNAFALAVVLLARRLFRLSADGPPTSPIAPKADRTQRAFVSISAALLVAQIVLGGLVSSSYAGLVCPDWPTCMNGEYFPTWSGIQGLHLFHRTVGYGVVVALIATAWVVRAHAGSRRWLAIAAVFAGAQVCVGIANVLLRLPVEVTAAHSALAAGLVCTVGVGFREVWRGAHA